cctctcgcacccagacctacttatgagagtgtcatttaagcaatagttatgtgaggggttgttcctacctacactcagaatactgcacttccctacattgaactccatctgccatttatccgcccagtcatataatctgttgagttcaccttggagaatactagcgtcttgatccgactcaattactctaccgatcttggtatcatctgcaaatttactaacatcactactaattcctgtgtctaagtcattgatataaataataaacaaaagtggacctaataccgaaccttgtgggaccccactcgtaacacatccccagtcagatcttttaccattgatttgcacactttgcttcctattgctaagccacgccttgacccagttcaaaactttaccctctactccgtgagcctgtaatttaagcaacagtcgttggtgaggaactttgtcaaacgctttactaaaatcaagatagattacatcataattttcatctctgtcaaccgcctcaaatactttattgtagaaggacaagagattggtgaggcatgacctaccttttgtgaacccatgctgcgagtcgtgaattaagctatgtttctctaaatgctcccgaatgttcctggctattatggactccagcatcttccctataaccgatattaagctaattgggcgatagtttgaagcaactgacctgtccccctttttaaaaatcggcgtcacattagctactttccataggctcggcacatagccagtatttaccgacatcttaaagatgtcggttagtgggtcactgattatatcacctagctcttttaataccctcggaaatatcccgtcaggacctggcgacttgttcttcttaagcttatctatctcatcctgaactacttgcctggtaatgattatatccctcaatttatcgccatccccgccctcgtacacctgaactctttccggtatagtcgttcgatcctcctgtgtgaatactgaaaggcagtagtcgttcaacaatgtgctcatattttcgtaattttctactagctcccctgtgtttgatttcagcggtccaattttctcccgtgttttttgttctatacatctgaaagaagcccttaggattacttttcgcctcatttgctactttgatttcatagttcttttttgctatcctggtgtttttcttaactaatctagataggtttgcaacgtgttggctgtcagtctctagtgcaccgtcgctgtttgttaagggtccaattccacttctgattgcctttctgttgtttatgtaaatgaagaaggatttcggattatttttacagttggctgcaatattttctccatatctacgctttggctgacgcactaatctgtttactcgtcgcctggcatcattctagagtctaatgttttcgggcgtgctttgttctttctttaacctgtaaaacaattttctctccttgactgagtgtttaatttcgctattaaaccaaggtgggcttttattagtgttaattcgcttctcgcacaaggggacaaatgtgtcctgctgagtaagtaagtgatttttaaagcttagccaggcgtcctctacattgccatcatctgatagttgcatatctattagttttcgtcggatttctacgaagttggctcttttgaaattgggcacgacctgtaaaaataaaacaaaacaagcagggttttttttttttacaacaaaggaggcagctcaagggcacaaaaaaacaataatacaaaaaaagcccgctaatcgctgctcccataaaagaatcagatgaggtggccaaaagcaaggtcagattcgggaggagaggtgtcctgataccctcctcttgaaagagttcaagtcgtaggcagaaggaaatacagatgaaggaagattgttccagagtttacaaatCTTctaattccctatttcttgcaggCAGGGGCTGGGCTAAGGGCTGCCGTGACTGTATACTTAAGCTGGCAGCACACACTATGGCTGCGcttggcggcggtgctcatctctgtcacgtTGGCCCTTTGAGCTGTGGTGGAAgagagcccatcaccccgggccgggattcgaacccagaccacgctaaccactgcaccacggacacATGATGATGAAACTCGTTGCTtataatataccagagagagagagagagagagagagagagagagagagagagagagagggcgactatatttgtatgtgtttctttcattttttttcatgattcccttctttttttcagttactcttttcctgtctttatctcacactgttttgtttcatgcgttctttgtctgttttatttatctctccatcttcaccttctctctacttttttttcttttaagcttgctatctcattttctttgtttcagttcatttgtcattctctctctctctctctctctctctctctctctctctctctctctctctcatgaagtaGTCGAAGTCAAAAGTACAGCACTGGGAGGTTACATGTCTTATATATTGGGTCATGTATAGATTCAGATATatggtaaagaagaaaatatggcaCGTAAGAAAGTGAATATGGGAAAAGTAAAATGTGAGATATAATAtgcttggcacacacacacacacacacacacacacacacacacacacacacacgcacttgacCTCgccgccatctggaagaatccgccccttcgcTCCCCCGGCACCACCCCcactgcactccatcccacccaacccctcccatcacccctacctttcccagagacaagtctggCCCCCGtttcccatcccccttctctttttgtacttgttctcgttagcgaaatttatttaaatgtatttataaaatgtaaattttcagccagacggctgccgtatacctgaataaaccgtatgctattattattaatattattacacacacacacacatacacacggcccggtagttcagtgggtagagcgtctggTTCACAACCAGAAGgtccggggttcgattccccggccgagtgaagataagttgggtttatcttccttcacgtgtagcccctgttcacctagcagtgagtaggtacgcgacgtcaggcaaggagttgtgacctcgttgtcgcggtgtgttgtgtgtgagtggtctcagtcgtaCCTatagatcggtactacgagctctgtgctcttccgtaggggaacggctggctgtctcgagagagactagATGGCCTtggagagacccgcagcagaccaagaggtgaatgacacacacacaagaaaacttaaaggtggtacatgaagaaaaagatttgggagtaacgatgcaagacacactatctcCAGAACAGCACATAAACAAGcagtttggagaaacctacaggatgatgcaaaatataagggcatcattccattttatggacaaagaaatgatgaagaaaataataacaacactgataagaccaaagtttgaatatgctgcagttgtgtggtcgcctcacaaaaagaaggatttcagaaagctggaaaggatacagagaattgcaactaaaatggtcccggaactctcgaatatgacgtatgaagacagattgagggagatgcacttgacactggaacaaagaaggaagagaggagatctgatcacgctgtataagttggtaaataactTTGAAGAGGTGGACAGAAATTATCTtttcttaactgcgagaacgcGGGGGCTGAGcggacataggaagaaacttaataaaggaacctgtctGGGTggcttgaaaaagtatagttttccacaaagGTGttgacacatggaacagcttgcgggaagaggtggtggaggcgagcagtgtccaacaaatgaaggaacggctggatgaatgtagatatggagacgggactattagagcttatcCCGGGCCCGGTAGGCTACAAATAGCTAAACACACACGGCGGGGCACATGTGCTGAGTGGTGTAAAGGtgtttttattcttcattattgttgttatctgACATCCTTACGTCCTTACCGGCTACGTCACCTAAGACTTACGCCGTACACTTTGTAAACGGCGGAACGTGAGGAACGGGGcggggaaaggaagaacgaaaggaatacatggcgagggtggcgtgtgtgtgtgtgtgtgtgtgtgtgtgtgtgtgtgtgtgtgtccctaaccTACGTCTACGGGATGGTGTCAGACTCGTGGTGTCTCGTTTCTTAGAGCTATcctaatatttttccttctttgcgGGACTTTCCCCAGCGCCACGTCCTGCACCGGCCGCTGCCCGCCACGGAAGGCAGATTTTTCCTACTGTCTTCTTTGGGATTTTTCTTGTATATTCTAATCCTATACCCTCATGAAGATGGCTGTCGAGGTAAtcaatctatttctctatctatctattatctatctgtctatccttaCTGTTTCCTTGGTGCAGTGGTTATCGTGACTAGCTGTAAATCCGCGggtccaggttcgaatcccggcccgggcagtcggcggcaactcacccagctgctcatcctccctttagGACTATAGGCGATGAATGTGTACCCGGGGGCACCTGGGGCAGGCACTGTGATAACCTTGGAGGAAGATACAGTAACAGGCAGGGATGAGTGGgacaggaggacaacggggcagtgtgcacagtgttggggctgtgtgggggcagggagggagtaaCAGCCCCAGTGTGACAGTAATAGGCAGGGAGGAGTGGggcaggaggacaacggggctgtgcggaggcagggagggagtaacaGCCTCAGTGCGACAGTAACAGGCAGGGGACAGGAGGCCAGAGGAGGACAACAGTGTtggggagacaaaaaggaaacagaaagcctTGCCAGGACAGCCCAAGTGTTCCTCACGCGGTGCCGGAAAAAAGGCACAAATGCTTGCATGAATAAGTCCAGGGAAAAGGCTTGAAAACAAGTGATTCAAGCTGGAAAGTATAGAGCGATGGTGTATGACAGTGAGGAAGGATATGAATGGTATAACGCCATTGCCGAGCAGTGTGTGTGATGACAGCTGAtgagaatatgaggaggaggacccGCGATGGGGCGCCTGAGGTCACCAGGACAAGGCCATGACCGAGACCAAGACATGAAGTGTGAAGACATGATCtcgtgtgcatgagagcaaatggattaagaactgTATGCGAATGGTTGGTggcagtggtatgcgagtcaggtgggtgagcagagaggaagggaggcgtttttttgaatggaaggtgactgacaggaacagtgagggtctagaatgggatgtgagaaagtggaagagagagatagagatgcagtgaaaggtgacggtctgaggaggtggaagcatgcgatggagcgaaagagtactttggagtggtacagggaaaaggaagccccgcagtgtgtcagctgcatgatggaagcctgggtggtgatcttctctgccaagctcgagcgcagtgtatgaatgtgaatgcaagaaattacaggtggtctgagtcccgcagcaaagtgtgtcagatgtgtgactgacaggggtgtggatgaaactgtggcGCATGTgatgctggtgtgtgggaggtaccggagagaaaggacggagatgatgagggtggcactgatgggctgggaggTGAATGGAAGGATTGCAGGAACggggagggaatggatgctggtgtgtgggaggtactggagagaaaggacggagatgatgagggtggcactgatgggctgggaggtgaatgggaggattgcaggaacagagagggaatggatgctgctgctgctggtgtagtgcggcgacggcctgatgaacgagcctcccataacccagttAGCCATTGGGGTACTagtctttggccgactcggtaaggagtggctctcccgtcacgctggtcgcgggttcaatcccaggcagccggggaataccctcactcttgattaatttctcgtgttatttcgatacacgcagaggacgtgttgagaaataggaaggatggaaagtaagctcgtcggggcattacagtggtggcatagcggtgggcatcctctcctgcagctctgttgttgagtttccccgaaggggtaacaggtaggatggcccatgctccgaggttgatagaaaatgggaatgttggaggtatgtctaaaaaggacattgtggagttatgtctcaaagggacattgtcaacacacagaaattaatctacataggggggaaagccgtgtagtgcggcgacggcctgatgaacgagcctcccataattaacccacttagccagtggggtacctctttggccgactcggtaaggagtggctctcccgtcacgctggtcgcgggttcaatcccaggcagccggggaataccctcactcttgattaatttctcgtgttatttcgatacacgcagaggacgtgttgagaaataggaaggatggaaaagaaagctcgtcggggcattacactgggactgagtgctgaagcaaatgagagaattatagaaaTCATGAAGAGTTTTCTGTGGTGTGtaagaaatagggaataggatgattagtaatggatactgcttgttttgttttatttttccaggttgtgccgatatgaaggctgactctccaacgggtcactgtacagcaagagcaagagcaaactCGCTGCTGCTGACTCCTGTTTCTGCTGCTGCccctgctgactcctgctgctgctgctggtgaccctgctgactcctgctgctggtggtgctgctgctgacccctgctggtgctggtgccgcCGTCAGAGTCAGCACTCCACACAGCAGCCTCCGTCCAGTGGTGACCCCAAGACTCCGTGCCCGGggcgaggtgagtgtgtgtgtgtgtgtgtgtgtgtgtgtgtgtgtaccatacctgggcacgataacagaaaaccttattcctgacattaaacacatcgcttatgacacacttgtgagaccaacactggaatactgctccccggtgtgggatccttacacacacagaaacattgacaggttagaacaaatcaacaccaaggcggcaaggttcattacaaacagttACACtccaacgcctggaatcacaacacggatcaaacaacaggtaaacatggaccctcttcacatacgcagacaagcacacagacttacacttatgtacaagatcacaaacactcacattgacattgatccacatacatacttacgcAACGCAAACAGTCGACGTACAcgaaacacacacatccataaataccaaacatataacgctgacgcatacaagcactcatactttccacgcaccttacgtgactggaacagcctccctcaacagattttagactgcggtacaatagactcattcaaaaaacaaatacactcacttgtcatcacaacacaccaacactaacaattacacttgattcacttccctccctggtAATAGTGGAGATTCACTtcacgcctccaaaatacgatattacgcctccatattatacttaagggacgaaatacatgtcccttaaccataatatgaaggctgaaaaacttaaaagtaaagaaaaagtggtaaaggtagtgaaaaggcatattatacatgcGGCAGcggtggcagtgttgccaacaatccggttagcgatggtacgctggtttagcgatggtacgtttagctatcgattagcccacgcatgtgaaaccaggtccaccacgcgtggttattttatttttttagaacacgcacctttacctaatactatacccggctcaaaccttcacaaaaccctttcggtaaaggtgcgtgttctaaaaaaaaaataaccacgtgtggtggacctggtctcacatgcgtgggctaatggctaactaaacgtaccatcgctaacctagcgtaccatcccTAACCAGATCATTGGCAACACTACtcacctccccgccgccgccgacaCCAACACAGCgcacgtatgtataatatgccttttccctacctttaccacttttctttacttttaagtttttccgccttcatattatggttaagggacatgtatttcgtcccttaagtataatacagaggcgtaatatcgtatttcaGAGGCGCGTATTGAATCTGCACAATTaccccctcccctgcacactcgactcccccgtccccccaacagccaacaaatgtgcgtgttatgcacctgtacgggtgccctgcgcatcattaatccagacCCAGATCCagattcccgataactgataatagaaaaccttatcagtgataaccgatattcgttaactggagacacaaaatgtataggcgataaccgatacccgatataaatccacatttctgatactagctagcaataagtctgataggcgaaaacaatactatattgatatttcaaataaaacacatatatgatttcaaattttcattatctgtattttagaaaacttaaaaaacatgaaaaccaaACGTTGAcatgtacatatggacggtaaccGTAATACTAGAAAGGCGgaggctgaacggatagcgagacggccccacgttctggaggacgcgagttcaatccccgaccggtgccaccaagctgggacttTTCAGCCACCACCGAgtgccttaaaactacccacattctgtccagaagaccacctatcaacccagaccctagattctaggattaaccCTCTGAGTACCGCGCTATGGCGAGAAAACTAGTACACCCCATACCGCACTATGTGCAAAAAAAATTTTTTCTTTCAAAACACTCGAATCTATCCCAAAACCATAAAAAAtgttgtcattcccctttccGTAGCTTAGAAGTGTACCCCCTTCATCTCACCCGCAGCCCCGCCCCACCCGTCCAGCCCCGCTCAGCCGAGAGCGAGTTCATGCGGCTGTGCCCGCCACTCCGTTTCAGCGCGGTTTTGTAGTTCCACACTTTTTACACTCAGTGCATcatggaacaattatatttcgAGAAATAAGACCGGTtttgaaaattataaaatgaCGATACGGTATCGTCACCCGTATGGGAAGCAACATTTTGTTTTTGGCAGAGGGTGGTAAGCTGTCCtgaacttttcctttgttttcactaTGTGGCGTATCCCATAGGATCACGAGAACCTGGGAGAGGCTAGCCCAACTCTCTAGCTATCACGTGATACCCGGCTGGTCTTCGGGGAACCAAAACTTTTCGCGAAATAAGACCGAGTGTAAGGGTAACTCAGTGACGATGTGGTATCGTCACCCGTACTGGCGGTAACATCCAGTGGTGACGATACCGTATCGTCATCGGTACTCAGAgggttaaagatgagctccagtagggcatcatgagccaatgcaagatggcgccactataaacactcgcctgcaccagaatgggctgggccgaccatcaggccccactgggaagaagccttggaccgaccatcaggaactcAGGATCCAATGGGAAGAAACCTACCAGTGCAATAGGCCAAGACATAACCCAAGAcatgcacaaaccacctcctcctccagcctattccatagctcaatgcttctgtttgggaagctaaagtttttcacatcttgcctacacgtggtcgccctcaacttctttccatgttctctagtttctctctcgttccacacacacacaggtcctctctgtccagatgcTCCACTCCGCTCACCACCCTGCacactgctatcaggtctcctctttctcttcttctctccagggttgtgagccccatgctattgagtctctcctcctAAGTCCTCCGACGTACAAAACTcattcaagtatcggtagtatcggctgAAAATCAGCTGATaacgataccgatactcttaaaatgtgccgataccaccgatactgataccgatactcttaaaatgtgccgataccactgatactgataccgatactcttaaaatgtgccgataccaccgatactgataccgatactcttaaaatgtgccgataccaccgatactgaaaccaatactcttaaaatgtgccgatactgataccgatactcttaaaatgtgccgataccaccgatactgataccaatactcttaaaatgtgccaatACCACCGATACtcataccgatactcttaaaatgtgccaatACCACCGATACTCATACTGATACATCGGTACACCCCTAGTCTTCACTGCGCTAAACAGCACACTATTAttggcaaatagtctagtggaagacttaggcgttgagagtggaagatcgttaacggtgccttgtgggacacctgaagaaacagggacggtGTCACATGAAGATCCATCAAGAGGAACACGTTGAGTccagttagtaagaaatgcagtgatccagtgtagaataggtcctgaaataccataGTATTTcagttttaatgtcagtcttttgtgcgagactttgtcgaaggctttggcaacaTCTAAAACAAATGGGTGTGTTAGataccactgctgtgaaggaaaggaacagtaactgggtatgttagcaaccactgctgtgaagtaaaggaacagtaactgggtgtgttggcaaccactgctgtgaaggaaaggaacagttactgggtgtgttggcaaccactgctgtgaaggaaaggaacagtaactgggtgtgttggcaaccactgctgtgagggaaaggaacagtaactggatGTGTTCAGGGGGTCAGTATGAGGTGTTTGGCTCATGTTCATTTCATGTATCCATGTATCCATGTATCCCGACACGCTGGCATGGTCTCGTCCACCCACTTGTCCCGCCAAGACAGCCGTCCATCCCTTGGTTAATCTCGCCCACCTGAGGGTGGCCGGCACGCCCAGTTTGAAGAGCACTGCTCTGTGCACTTTTCAATTGTATTCTCTCCTTGATGTCCTTTTTTTGGTGTCTGTTCTCTGGTGTGGTTCTGCCCCTTCTTGGTTTTCAGTTTCCCTTTTCCTGAAGGTCTTTACAAGGTGCTTTTCAGCTGCCTGCTACACGGTGCCTCCAAAATGTTGAAGGCAGTTAATTCATTACTCTGGGTCTATTTTGACCCAGTTTATTTGGTGTAGTTTTCACAATATTGTGGTTGACAACTTGTAACTGATATGCTTTGTTATACATTTTAGGAATTTGCagctgcttttttttattttgaatcaTGTTTGTATGAGGATGTGATCTTTGTCCCCACAGCCCCGCCGGTGCTGTgcagaagtgagggtctgaggcggtgCTGTGCTCAGCGCTCCTGCGTCTTTGCTGCCGCTGATctctgttgcagtggaggctgcaaggtaGGGCACCAGCCTGAGTGCCCGGGACCAGCAGGAACAGACTGTCTGTGGTGTGAGGATCAGGGGTGACCAGGagagcctcaccaccaccaccaccaccaccaccaccttgctgctggcatctccagccataaaggaaaggaaaagtttgagTGCAAGAAGACTTGAGAGTGAGAGCAGGTCCACTAGACACAGCCTtccacacactggtgaaggaaaccatgagtgccaagagtgtgggaaaagactccctgggaagggtgacctcaccaagtacacccacacactctggtgaaagacctcatgaatgccgtaaGTGTGGGAAAACGTTcaatcagaagagtaacctcaacagacacacccttacacacactggtgaaagacctcatgaatgccgtgagtgtggcaaaaagttcagtcagaagagtaacctcaacacacacacccttacacacactggtgaaagacctcatgaatgccatgagtgtgacAAAACGTTCAGCAGTAAGagtgacctcaagaaacacacccttacacacactggtgaaagacctcatgaatgccgtgagtgtggcaaaaagttcaatcagaggagtaacctcaacacacacacccttacacacactggtgaaagacctcatgaatgccgtgagtgtggcaaaaagttcaatcagaggagtaacctcaacacacacacccttacacacactggtgaaagacctcatgaatgccatgagtgtggcaaaaagttccatcagaagagtcacctcaagaatcacacccttacacacactggtgaaagacttcATGAATGctatgagtgtggcaaaaagttccatcagaagagtcacctcaagaatcacacccttacacacactggtgaaagacttcATGAATGctatgagtgtggcaaaaagttccatcagaagagtcacctcaagaatcacacccttacacacactggtgaaagacctcatgaatgccgtgagtgtggcaaaaagttcaatcagaggagtaacctcaacacacacacccttacacacactggtgaaagacctcatgaatgctatgagtgtggcaaaaagttccatcagaagagtcacctcaagaatcacacccttacacacactggtgaaagacttcATGAATGctatgagtgtggcaaaaagttccatcagaagagtcacctcgagaaacacacccttacacacactggtgaaagtccTCATGAATgcagtgagtgtggcaaaaagttcaatcagaagagtaccctcaacacacacacccttatacacactggtgaaagacctcatgaatgtcatgagtgtggcaaaaagttcaatcagaagagtaccctcaacacacacacccttagacacagtggtgaaagacctcatgaatgccaagagtgtggcaagagGTTCATTTCTATGTCTGTGTTGAACAAGcacatcttcagacactctggcctgagagagttcaagtgtgatgtttgtaagaaacatttcaagaccaagGGGGATATTGCCCAGCACATGAAGATTCACTTCCCCTGAGGTGCCGTGTTGTGCTGCTCGATGtgttatgcatgtgtgtgtgtgtgtgtgtgtgtgtgtgaagaatagaagaatagaatagaatgcaTTTATTGCTCAGACTTTTACAATAAAAGTATGGAGCACAGCCCCTGTGTAACCAGTTATATCATCAACTCTATCTAAAATGCCTCAGAACTAATTTAATAAAATGAGCCAAATTGCTTAGCATGTGCACATTCATCCCCTATTTGTTCACCATTACATTTATCACAATACCATTCTTCTCTTCTGATATCACGGTACCTGCCACTAACAACTGGTAATTGGTTATTTCCTGTGAGAATCTTACTTATATTAATACGGTTCGTTTTACTTAGTTTAACAAGGTAATCCTCAATCccataaatttctttatacataCTGTAACTACTACATATGCCTTTTGTTGTTATATTCCTATACCAAGTTGATATCCATAAATATTTCAACCTCTGCTCAACGGTCTTCCTAAACAACTTAACATTGTTGATGGTTTGTGGCTGCCATACGCTTGACAGACCACATTCAATACATATACGTTTTATATAGTCCAACCATGGCAATATAAAAGTACCAGACATACATAAGTGCAATAAACAGGTGTACATAACATAACTCAGCTCAGTATTTTTTCCCGTAATTAACCTTGACCAATAATTTATCATCCTGCATTTTAT
This genomic window from Eriocheir sinensis breed Jianghai 21 unplaced genomic scaffold, ASM2467909v1 Scaffold453, whole genome shotgun sequence contains:
- the LOC126992387 gene encoding zinc finger protein OZF-like isoform X1, with the protein product MSAKSVGKDSLGRVTSPSTPTHSGERPHECRKCGKTFNQKSNLNRHTLTHTGERPHECRECGKKFSQKSNLNTHTLTHTGERPHECHECDKTFSSKSDLKKHTLTHTGERPHECRECGKKFNQRSNLNTHTLTHTGERPHECRECGKKFNQRSNLNTHTLTHTGERPHECHECGKKFHQKSHLKNHTLTHTGERLHECYECGKKFHQKSHLKNHTLTHTGERLHECYECGKKFHQKSHLKNHTLTHTGERPHECRECGKKFNQRSNLNTHTLTHTGERPHECYECGKKFHQKSHLKNHTLTHTGERLHECYECGKKFHQKSHLEKHTLTHTGESPHECSECGKKFNQKSTLNTHTLIHTGERPHECHECGKKFNQKSTLNTHTLRHSGERPHECQECGKRFISMSVLNKHIFRHSGLREFKCDVCKKHFKTKGDIAQHMKIHFP